The following proteins are co-located in the Streptomyces sp. DT2A-34 genome:
- a CDS encoding carbohydrate ABC transporter permease: MRGRQGLAQELHRRLESRRQREVHRRLESRRQREVHRRRDRRPPTRLSPSARRRRAGYLFCLPGLAFLALFLAYPLFYNVWTSVHDVRLSGLLGGGQRFHGLANYRAVLDDPAFWHSVRLSLLFTLASLACQFTLGFALALLFARPFPLNGLLRSLLLVAWLLPPVVSGTLFRWLLDAESGAYNALLRAVGLDALSHDWLTDPSTSLAGVVLANIWVGVPFNMLLLLVGLHTIDPELHEAAAIDGAGAWQRFRRITLPLMLPVSVTVLLLGLIYTFKVFDLVFVMTGGGPVDATRVLSLYVYEVFFRFFRFGEGAAAGLLLLVVPLLTGVFYVRRLRREDAVGGST; the protein is encoded by the coding sequence ATGCGAGGGCGCCAGGGCCTCGCGCAGGAGCTCCACCGGAGACTGGAGAGCCGACGGCAACGGGAGGTCCACCGGAGACTGGAGAGCCGACGGCAACGGGAGGTCCACCGAAGAAGGGACCGCCGCCCGCCGACCCGCCTCTCCCCCTCCGCGCGCCGCCGCCGCGCCGGCTACCTCTTCTGCCTCCCCGGGCTGGCCTTCCTCGCCCTCTTCCTGGCCTACCCGCTCTTCTACAACGTCTGGACCTCCGTCCACGACGTGCGGCTGAGCGGCCTGCTCGGCGGGGGCCAACGTTTCCACGGCCTCGCCAACTACCGGGCGGTGCTCGACGACCCGGCGTTCTGGCACTCCGTACGCCTGTCGCTGCTGTTCACGCTGGCCTCCCTGGCGTGCCAGTTCACGCTTGGCTTCGCCCTGGCCCTGCTCTTCGCCCGCCCGTTCCCGCTGAACGGCCTCCTGCGCTCCTTGCTCCTGGTGGCCTGGCTGCTGCCTCCCGTGGTCAGCGGCACCCTCTTCCGCTGGCTGCTGGACGCGGAGTCCGGCGCCTACAACGCCCTGCTGCGGGCGGTCGGCCTGGATGCCCTCTCCCACGACTGGCTCACCGACCCCTCCACCTCCCTGGCCGGGGTGGTCCTCGCCAACATCTGGGTCGGCGTGCCCTTCAACATGCTGCTGCTCCTGGTCGGACTGCACACCATCGACCCCGAACTGCACGAGGCCGCCGCCATCGACGGAGCCGGCGCCTGGCAGCGCTTTCGCCGTATCACCCTGCCGCTCATGCTCCCGGTCTCCGTGACCGTCCTCCTGCTCGGCCTCATCTACACCTTCAAGGTCTTCGACCTGGTCTTCGTCATGACGGGCGGCGGCCCGGTCGACGCCACCCGGGTGCTCTCGCTCTATGTCTACGAGGTCTTCTTCCGGTTCTTCCGGTTCGGCGAGGGCGCCGCCGCCGGCCTGCTGCTGCTCGTCGTACCGCTGCTCACAGGCGTGTTCTACGTACGACGGCTGCGGCGCGAGGACGCGGTGGGAGGTTCCACGTGA
- a CDS encoding carbohydrate ABC transporter permease codes for MKHPQRPWLLTAFATLITAAFLLPVYWMAKTSLTRPDRILAPTPQWLPAPLTGENYRTALDYEGLPRALLNSVVISSGVVALTLLLGVPLAYALARVRMRGSGTMVLALLVAQLPPAIVLAAPLFILERRAGLDDTYLGLIAADTTLTLPFAVIVLRPVLRSFPPELEEAALVDGCGLPGVLLRVVLPLMAPSLVATAGLCFLIGWGEFLFGLTLAEGPDVQPVTVLLNAFVGQHGTAWGPLMATATLISVPVVCVFALFQRFIVGGLTAGSVRG; via the coding sequence GTGAAACATCCCCAACGCCCTTGGCTGCTCACGGCGTTCGCCACGCTGATCACCGCGGCCTTCCTGCTGCCGGTGTACTGGATGGCCAAGACCAGCCTCACCCGCCCGGACCGGATCCTGGCCCCGACCCCGCAGTGGCTGCCCGCCCCGCTCACCGGCGAGAACTACCGGACGGCCCTGGACTACGAAGGCCTGCCCCGGGCCCTCCTCAACAGCGTGGTGATCTCCAGCGGAGTCGTGGCCCTCACGCTCCTGCTCGGCGTCCCGCTCGCCTACGCGCTCGCCCGCGTCCGGATGCGCGGCTCGGGCACGATGGTGCTCGCCCTGCTGGTCGCCCAACTCCCGCCCGCCATCGTGCTGGCGGCACCGCTGTTCATCCTCGAACGCCGGGCCGGTCTCGACGACACCTACCTCGGTCTGATCGCCGCCGACACGACCCTCACCCTTCCCTTCGCGGTGATCGTGCTGCGCCCGGTGCTGCGGTCCTTCCCGCCGGAGCTGGAGGAGGCCGCGCTGGTCGACGGCTGCGGACTGCCCGGCGTACTGCTGCGGGTCGTCCTGCCGCTCATGGCGCCGAGCCTGGTCGCCACGGCGGGGCTGTGCTTCCTGATCGGCTGGGGGGAGTTCCTGTTCGGCCTCACGCTGGCCGAGGGCCCGGACGTCCAGCCCGTCACCGTCCTGCTGAACGCCTTCGTCGGCCAGCACGGCACGGCGTGGGGCCCCCTGATGGCGACGGCCACCCTCATCAGCGTGCCGGTGGTCTGCGTGTTCGCCCTGTTCCAGCGCTTCATCGTCGGCGGACTGACCGCAGGCAGCGTCCGAGGGTGA
- a CDS encoding IS3 family transposase → MGEVAEADPAVLVGVISDQKTVHNISHRISCRALGVSEAWFYKWRRRPDEPTKREIRRGELAERVRYFFDRSGKTYGSPRITLDLWEEGWQVSQNTVAEIMAELGLQGRKPPRRRRSLTRPGKRKTAGDLVRRKFDAIAPDVLWWGDMTEIDTGEGKLYLASVHDAFSRRALGYAMGRRHDAALVSAALQMAIATRGGQVDGVIFHTDRGSEYTSEAFQQLCGRWGVVQSMGRVGSALDNAAAESFHSVLKVEYVHRHTFATRTEARLKTATWIADFYNTKRRHSAAGGKPPVEFERIIQQARTRTDQESRTA, encoded by the coding sequence GTGGGTGAAGTAGCTGAGGCGGACCCGGCGGTGCTCGTCGGGGTGATCAGTGACCAGAAGACCGTGCACAACATTTCGCACCGCATCTCCTGCCGGGCACTGGGTGTGTCGGAGGCGTGGTTCTACAAGTGGCGCCGTCGGCCCGATGAGCCGACGAAACGCGAGATCAGACGGGGTGAACTGGCCGAGCGGGTCCGCTACTTCTTCGACCGCTCGGGCAAGACGTACGGTTCGCCGCGGATCACGCTGGATCTGTGGGAGGAGGGCTGGCAAGTATCGCAGAACACCGTCGCCGAGATCATGGCCGAACTCGGTCTGCAGGGCCGCAAACCGCCACGCCGACGCCGTTCGCTGACCCGTCCCGGCAAGCGGAAAACCGCTGGTGACCTGGTACGGCGCAAGTTCGACGCGATCGCGCCCGACGTTTTGTGGTGGGGCGACATGACGGAGATCGACACCGGTGAGGGCAAGCTCTACCTCGCCTCTGTCCACGACGCCTTCTCCCGCCGGGCCCTGGGCTACGCGATGGGTCGGCGGCATGATGCCGCGCTGGTCAGCGCAGCCCTGCAGATGGCGATCGCAACGAGAGGCGGCCAGGTCGACGGCGTCATTTTTCACACGGACCGCGGCAGCGAGTACACGTCCGAGGCGTTCCAGCAGTTGTGCGGCCGGTGGGGCGTGGTGCAGTCGATGGGACGCGTCGGGTCGGCCCTGGACAACGCCGCCGCGGAGTCGTTCCACTCGGTCCTCAAGGTCGAGTACGTCCACCGGCACACCTTCGCCACCCGAACCGAGGCGAGGCTGAAGACCGCCACCTGGATCGCGGACTTCTACAACACGAAACGGCGACACAGCGCGGCCGGCGGGAAACCGCCCGTCGAGTTCGAACGGATCATCCAGCAAGCGCGGACCCGGACCGATCAGGAGAGCCGGACCGCATAA
- a CDS encoding Tat pathway signal sequence domain protein: MTGSRGPAFSRRALIGAALGAAVLTSAGAGTAHADAPSAQRRAHAFLAAAMDAYPDHGSTRLAQSYTDQAGLFSTAFTYDNALAILALLATRSTDGRARAVVLGDALLYAQEHDPVHDDGRLRQAYNVGPYTFYDGSRQPDGFVRADGTVNVGTQFGFTGTAVGDMAWAGIALSALARRTGERRFLDGAVRIGEWIERNGRTEEPLGGYKFGVNGANEKLPFTSTEHNTDLVCLFGRLARLTGDRVWRARRARAEAFVMKMWEPSGGFFYTGTNDGTTINTSPVPEDTQTWTHLALDSRVHARSLDWAARELAVLDHAERRNSTVPAGQSYEGVTFSSASLLANEDAPIADTQPKPDRNGVWFEGTAHLALALRERSGRGDEARARRLIDSIERAQDLLGGGQTVGGRALPGRCGIVAASSPLDTGFGFGYYPYRHTGATAWYLMAATRSNPLGV, translated from the coding sequence ATGACCGGCAGTCGAGGCCCGGCGTTCAGCCGTCGCGCCCTCATCGGGGCCGCCCTCGGTGCCGCAGTGCTCACCTCGGCCGGGGCGGGCACCGCCCACGCCGACGCGCCCTCCGCCCAGCGCCGCGCCCACGCCTTCCTCGCCGCCGCCATGGACGCCTACCCCGACCACGGCAGCACCCGGCTCGCCCAGAGCTACACCGACCAGGCGGGGTTGTTCAGTACCGCTTTCACCTACGACAACGCCCTCGCGATCCTCGCCCTCCTCGCCACCCGCTCCACCGACGGACGTGCCCGGGCCGTCGTACTCGGGGACGCGCTGCTGTACGCCCAGGAGCATGACCCGGTCCATGACGACGGTCGGCTGCGGCAGGCCTACAACGTGGGGCCGTACACCTTCTACGACGGCTCCCGGCAGCCGGACGGGTTCGTACGGGCGGACGGGACCGTCAACGTCGGGACGCAGTTCGGGTTCACGGGGACGGCCGTGGGTGACATGGCCTGGGCCGGGATCGCGCTCAGCGCGCTCGCGCGGCGGACCGGGGAGCGGCGGTTCCTCGACGGGGCCGTGCGGATCGGGGAGTGGATCGAGCGGAACGGGCGTACCGAGGAACCGCTCGGGGGGTACAAGTTCGGGGTCAACGGGGCCAACGAGAAGCTTCCGTTCACCTCCACCGAGCACAACACCGACCTCGTCTGCCTCTTCGGGCGGCTCGCCCGGCTCACGGGGGACCGGGTGTGGAGGGCGCGGCGGGCGCGTGCCGAGGCCTTTGTCATGAAGATGTGGGAGCCCTCAGGCGGGTTCTTCTACACCGGGACCAATGACGGGACGACGATCAACACCTCGCCCGTCCCCGAGGACACCCAGACCTGGACCCACCTGGCCCTCGACTCCCGTGTCCACGCCCGGTCGTTGGACTGGGCCGCGCGTGAGCTGGCCGTTCTCGACCATGCCGAGCGGCGCAACAGCACGGTGCCGGCGGGGCAGTCGTACGAAGGTGTCACCTTCAGCTCGGCCAGTCTCCTCGCGAACGAGGACGCGCCGATCGCCGACACCCAGCCCAAGCCCGACCGCAACGGCGTGTGGTTCGAGGGGACCGCTCATCTCGCGCTCGCCCTGCGGGAGCGGAGCGGGCGGGGTGACGAGGCCCGGGCCCGGCGGCTGATCGACTCCATCGAGCGGGCTCAGGATCTGCTCGGGGGCGGGCAGACCGTCGGAGGGCGGGCGCTTCCCGGGCGCTGCGGGATCGTCGCGGCGAGCAGCCCGCTCGACACCGGCTTCGGGTTCGGCTACTACCCGTACCGGCATACGGGGGCGACCGCCTGGTATCTGATGGCGGCGACGCGCTCCAATCCGCTCGGGGTCTGA